A genomic window from Populus nigra chromosome 7, ddPopNigr1.1, whole genome shotgun sequence includes:
- the LOC133698339 gene encoding uncharacterized protein At5g19025-like encodes MVYFHSSISVCNSFDQSSTASMANSVNSSEFNPKSRHNNNHVHKNRKTVNGSNCKTIPVCDRSQSAVIDVVILIAVIGACGFLLFPYIRIVTLGFIEFVAAIHYVVKEEVMRNPVIYGSIGISSLCAAIVAWIVILCAARKCGNPNCKGLRKAAEFDIQLETEECVKNSNGTLVKDGLKRGLFELPHDHHRELEAELKKMAPTNGRAVLVFRARCGCSVGRLEVPGPKKTKKIKK; translated from the coding sequence ATGGTCTATTTTCATAGCTCAATCTCGGTCTGCAACTCATTTGACCAATCATCAACAGCTTCCATGGCAAATTCTGTGAATTCCAGTGAGTTTAATCCAAAATCAAGGCACAACAATAATCATGTGCACAAGAATAGGAAGACAGTGAATGGCTCCAATTGTAAAACTATACCTGTTTGTGATAGATCTCAGTCAGCTGTTATTGATGTTGTGATCTTGATAGCTGTCATTGGTGCTTGTGGATTCTTGTTATTTCCTTATATCCGGATTGTAACTCTTggttttattgaatttgttgcTGCTATTCATTATGTGGTCAAAGAGGAGGTTATGAGAAATCCAGTGATATACGGATCTATAGGGATTAGTTCTTTATGTGCTGCAATAGTTGCCTGGATAGTGATTTTGTGTGCTGCTAGGAAATGTGGGAATCCGAACTGCAAGGGCTTAAGGAAGGCAGCAGAATTTGATATCCAGTTGGAGACCGAGGAGTGTGTGAAGAATTCTAATGGTACCTTGGTGAAAGATGGACTGAAAAGGGGCCTTTTTGAATTGCCTCACGATCACCATCGAGAATTGGAGGCAGAATTGAAGAAGATGGCACCAACTAATGGAAGAGCTGTTCTTGTGTTTCGAGCAAGGTGTGGATGTTCTGTTGGAAGATTGGAGGTTCCGGGACCTAAGAAGACAAAGAAGATCAAGAAGTAG
- the LOC133700051 gene encoding E3 ubiquitin-protein ligase MPSR1-like yields the protein MSSGDTNMMQDSDSNSHQQPHILPGNIRQIFQHAINDVFAVRAAIRSTNQDGNNNTTARRLPASRDAIDAMPRITVQEGGNDCAICLNEIGIGSELREMPCKHGFHPGCIEQWLRIHGSCPVCRFTMMPVEGAEVGASGSES from the coding sequence ATGTCTAGTGGTGACACAAACATGATGCAAGATTCAGATTCAAATTCGCATCAACAACCCCATATTTTGCCTGGAAACATAAGACAAATATTCCAACATgccatcaatgatgtttttgcagTAAGAGCAGCCATTCGAAGCACAAACCAAGATGGTAATAACAATACTACTGCGAGGCGGTTGCCAGCATCGAGGGACGCAATTGATGCCATGCCAAGAATAACAGTACAAGAAGGTGGGAATGATTGTGCAATTTGTTTAAATGAGATTGGAATCGGTTCTGAACTTAGAGAGATGCCTTGTAAACATGGGTTTCATCCGGGTTGTATTGAACAGTGGTTGAGGATTCATGGGTCTTGCCCTGTTTGTCGGTTTACGATGATGCCTGTGGAAGGAGCAGAGGTCGGGGCTAGTGGATCTGAatcttag